From Solanum lycopersicum chromosome 8, SLM_r2.1, the proteins below share one genomic window:
- the LOC101244977 gene encoding carbon catabolite repressor protein 4 homolog 6 isoform X3 has translation MKHSAPSRHLIAAAAFTDTASAAASATMSSAQSFRGGRGRGRRNFSHRPSGERSEDDIVTGDSHFNSVRETNRNLRPSPNFRPFRPRAPSPNIHPTHHNYGQLPHPQPRQQFHPNQQSYRAMPPPAGFYQNQQFNRAVPQPPLRPQYYQNQQLNRPNFYENQKFNRPNFYENQPFRPRPLPPKALNFRNWEYARPGPPPHCERFTVLSYNILADYLANDHQRKLYFHIPQHILDWEWRKRSILSELGWWSADILCLQEVDRFQELEAELKLRGYSGIWKRRTGDPADGCAIFWHASRFKLVHEEFVEFKKFGLRDNVAQICVFESLGQQNKSSPAPLASTGHSSKVVICNTHVLFNPKRGDIKLGQVRVLLDKAGGVSKLWDNAPIVICGDFNSTPKSPLYNYLAEERLDLSEVPRDKVSGQESATIYTVKHSFNASARHQDAVNSSQSSEVASEREVKDNKMASAEQKFDTREKDSGTGSSACTLSQPQSSVEYEPGISCMVISCSESTADLPRVIHGTSHEANSLESCQEDEYDKDSESGYNKADPNATSTSSHKNFVAEVRSGIDSERVKDGQSNVGDFGSENVLSIHRPIIPHCSDVSSTGLFSDSSDVHEVSLPESSESVSSIGKESSPKISRELKNSYTETCFDVLLDEKMANLSLSVVSEGTKEDELLVENREAFLSQLHDEAGSFPSDSDQLQTTSLEELDESVKKCDGSLELRSLSDEIAHDAPNLDSEVVDRENSIYDPSAWTPIDIETATGNADCKLLEHNLKLTSAYREVELQDFSGTRDSTGEPEVTSYHRLFMGTVDYIWRSEGLQTARVLAPIPKNAMQFVRGFPTKKWGSDHIALVSEFAFTSDISVHNTSVQKQ, from the exons ATGAAGCACTCTGCTCCTTCCCGCCACCTTATTGCCGCCGCCGCTTTTACCGATACTGCGTCTGCCGCCGCCAGCGCCACCATGTCATCTGCTCAATCA TTCCGAGGAGGCAGGGGACGCGGCAGGAGAAACTTTTCGCACCGTCCTTCCGGAGAACGAAGTGAAGACGATATTGTAACTGGAGACTCTCACTTCAATTCTGTTCGGGAAACCAATCGAAATCTCCGCCCGTCTCCTAATTTTCGACCTTTCCGGCCTAGGGCACCATCGCCAAATATTCATCCTACTCATCATAATTATGGACAATTGCCGCATCCTCAACCACGTCAGCAGTTTCATCCCAATCAGCAATCCTATAGAGCAATGCCACCACCAGCAGGGTTTTATCAGAATCAGCAGTTCAATAGAGCAGTGCCTCAGCCGCCACTAAGACCACAATATTATCAGAATCAGCAGCTCAATAGACCGAATTTTTATGAGAATCAGAAGTTTAATAGACCCAATTTTTATGAGAATCAGCCGTTCAGGCCACGGCCATTGCCTCCCAAGGCTTTGAACTTTCGGAATTGGGAGTATGCTAGACCTGGACCTCCACCTCATTGCG AACGATTTACAGTCTTATCATACAACATACTAGCTGATTACCTTGCTAATGATCATCAGAGAAAACTTTATTTTCACATACCACAACATATTTTGGACTGGGAATGGCGTAAAAGAAGTATCCTTTCTGAGCTTGGATGGTGGTCAGCTGATATATTGTGTCTTCAG GAGGTTGACAGATTCCAGGAGTTGGAGGCAGAGTTGAAGTTGCGTGGATACAGTGGCATCTGGAAG AGGCGTACCGGAGATCCAGCTGATGGATGTGCAATATTTTGGCATGCATCAAG attcaAATTGGTGCATGAAGAATTTGTTGAATTTAAAAAGTTTGGGCTTCGGGATAATGTTGCCCAGATATGTGTATTTGAG TCTCTTGGTCAGCAAAATAAGAGTTCACCAGCTCCCTTAGCAAG CACTGGTCACTCCAGTAAGGTTGTAATTTGTAATACTCATGTGCTTTTCAATCCTAAAAGGGGAGATATTAAGCTCGGACAG GTTAGGGTGCTTCTGGATAAGGCTGGTGGTGTTTCAAAACTTTGGGACAATGCTCCTATTGTAATTTGTGGAGATTTTAACAGTACACCAAAG AGTCCATTATACAACTATCTTGCCGAGGAAAGA CTAGACTTATCAGAAGTGCCTCGGGATAAAGTGTCAGGACAGGAATCAGCTACAATTTATACAGTGAAGCACAGCTTCAATGCTAGTGCTAG ACACCAGGATGCAGTTAACTCTTCTCAAAGCTCTGAAGTGGCTAGTGAGAGAGAGGTAAAAGACAATAAGATGGCATCAGCTGAACAGAAATTCGATACTCGAGAAAAAGATTCAGGAACTGGATCTTCTGCATGTACCTTATCTCAGCCTCAGAGTTCTGTAGAATATGAGCCAGGAATTTCTTGTATGGTTATCTCATGCTCTGAAAGTACAGCTGATTTGCCTAGAGTAATCCATG GTACAAGTCATGAAGCCAATTCATTAGAATCTTGTCAAGAAGATGAATATGATAAGGACTCTGAGAGTGGATATAACAAGGCCGACCCTAATGCCACTTCTACCTCTTCTCACAAAAATTTTGTAGCAGAAGTGCGTTCAGGAATTGATTCAGAGAGAGTTAAGGATGGGCAGTCCAATGTAGGTGATTTTGGTTCTGAAAATGTTTTGAGCATTCACAGGCCTATAATACCCCATTGTTCAGATGTGTCATCGACGGGGCTATTTTCTGATTCTTCAGATGTACATGAAGTTTCTCTTCCAGAAAGCTCGGAAAGTGTGTCGTCAATTGGTAAAGAGAGTTCCCCTAAAATATCACGTGAACTTAAAAACTCATACACAGAGACTTGTTTTGATGTCTTGTTGGACGAAAAGATGGCCAACTTGTCACTTAGTGTGGTCTCTGAAGGCACAAAAGAAGATGAACTTTTGGTTGAAAATCGTGAAGCATTTTTGTCTCAGTTACATGATGAAGCTGGTTCCTTTCCATCAGACTCTGACCAACTTCAAACAACTTCTCTTGAGGAATTGGATGAGTCAGTAAAGAAGTGTGACGGTTCCTTAGAGTTGCGTTCTTTAAGTGATGAGATTGCACATGATGCTCCTAATTTGGATTCTGAGGTTGTTGACAGAGAGAACTCGATTTATGATCCATCAGCTTGGACGCCAATTGATATAGAAACCGCTACAGGCAATGCAGATTGCAAACTATTGGAACATAATCTGAAGTTGACAAGTGCATATAGGGAAGTAGAG TTGCAGGATTTTTCTGGAACTAGAGATTCAACAGGAGAACCTGAGGTGACCAGCTATCACAGGCTTTTCATGGGTACAGTTGATTATATATG GCGTTCTGAAGGCCTTCAGACTGCAAGGGTGCTTGCTCCGATTCCAAAAAATGCCATGCAATTTGTGAGAGGTTTCCCTACTAAG AAATGGGGAAGTGATCATATTGCTCTGGTTTCGGAATTTGCTTTTACAAGTGATATATCGGTCCACAATACTAGCGTCCAAAAACAGTAA
- the LOC101244977 gene encoding carbon catabolite repressor protein 4 homolog 6 isoform X2 produces the protein MKHSAPSRHLIAAAAFTDTASAAASATMSSAQSFRGGRGRGRRNFSHRPSGERSEDDIVTGDSHFNSVRETNRNLRPSPNFRPFRPRAPSPNIHPTHHNYGQLPHPQPRQQFHPNQQSYRAMPPPAGFYQNQQFNRAVPQPPLRPQYYQNQQLNRPNFYENQKFNRPNFYENQPFRPRPLPPKALNFRNWEYARPGPPPHCERFTVLSYNILADYLANDHQRKLYFHIPQHILDWEWRKRSILSELGWWSADILCLQEVDRFQELEAELKLRGYSGIWKRRTGDPADGCAIFWHASRFKLVHEEFVEFKKFGLRDNVAQICVFESLGQQNKSSPAPLASTGHSSKVVICNTHVLFNPKRGDIKLGQVRVLLDKAGGVSKLWDNAPIVICGDFNSTPKSPLYNYLAEERLDLSEVPRDKVSGQESATIYTVKHSFNASARHQDAVNSSQSSEVASEREVKDNKMASAEQKFDTREKDSGTGSSACTLSQPQSSVEYEPGISCMVISCSESTADLPRVIHVEGTSHEANSLESCQEDEYDKDSESGYNKADPNATSTSSHKNFVAEVRSGIDSERVKDGQSNVGDFGSENVLSIHRPIIPHCSDVSSTGLFSDSSDVHEVSLPESSESVSSIGKESSPKISRELKNSYTETCFDVLLDEKMANLSLSVVSEGTKEDELLVENREAFLSQLHDEAGSFPSDSDQLQTTSLEELDESVKKCDGSLELRSLSDEIAHDAPNLDSEVVDRENSIYDPSAWTPIDIETATGNADCKLLEHNLKLTSAYREVEDFSGTRDSTGEPEVTSYHRLFMGTVDYIWRSEGLQTARVLAPIPKNAMQFVRGFPTKKWGSDHIALVSEFAFTSDISVHNTSVQKQ, from the exons ATGAAGCACTCTGCTCCTTCCCGCCACCTTATTGCCGCCGCCGCTTTTACCGATACTGCGTCTGCCGCCGCCAGCGCCACCATGTCATCTGCTCAATCA TTCCGAGGAGGCAGGGGACGCGGCAGGAGAAACTTTTCGCACCGTCCTTCCGGAGAACGAAGTGAAGACGATATTGTAACTGGAGACTCTCACTTCAATTCTGTTCGGGAAACCAATCGAAATCTCCGCCCGTCTCCTAATTTTCGACCTTTCCGGCCTAGGGCACCATCGCCAAATATTCATCCTACTCATCATAATTATGGACAATTGCCGCATCCTCAACCACGTCAGCAGTTTCATCCCAATCAGCAATCCTATAGAGCAATGCCACCACCAGCAGGGTTTTATCAGAATCAGCAGTTCAATAGAGCAGTGCCTCAGCCGCCACTAAGACCACAATATTATCAGAATCAGCAGCTCAATAGACCGAATTTTTATGAGAATCAGAAGTTTAATAGACCCAATTTTTATGAGAATCAGCCGTTCAGGCCACGGCCATTGCCTCCCAAGGCTTTGAACTTTCGGAATTGGGAGTATGCTAGACCTGGACCTCCACCTCATTGCG AACGATTTACAGTCTTATCATACAACATACTAGCTGATTACCTTGCTAATGATCATCAGAGAAAACTTTATTTTCACATACCACAACATATTTTGGACTGGGAATGGCGTAAAAGAAGTATCCTTTCTGAGCTTGGATGGTGGTCAGCTGATATATTGTGTCTTCAG GAGGTTGACAGATTCCAGGAGTTGGAGGCAGAGTTGAAGTTGCGTGGATACAGTGGCATCTGGAAG AGGCGTACCGGAGATCCAGCTGATGGATGTGCAATATTTTGGCATGCATCAAG attcaAATTGGTGCATGAAGAATTTGTTGAATTTAAAAAGTTTGGGCTTCGGGATAATGTTGCCCAGATATGTGTATTTGAG TCTCTTGGTCAGCAAAATAAGAGTTCACCAGCTCCCTTAGCAAG CACTGGTCACTCCAGTAAGGTTGTAATTTGTAATACTCATGTGCTTTTCAATCCTAAAAGGGGAGATATTAAGCTCGGACAG GTTAGGGTGCTTCTGGATAAGGCTGGTGGTGTTTCAAAACTTTGGGACAATGCTCCTATTGTAATTTGTGGAGATTTTAACAGTACACCAAAG AGTCCATTATACAACTATCTTGCCGAGGAAAGA CTAGACTTATCAGAAGTGCCTCGGGATAAAGTGTCAGGACAGGAATCAGCTACAATTTATACAGTGAAGCACAGCTTCAATGCTAGTGCTAG ACACCAGGATGCAGTTAACTCTTCTCAAAGCTCTGAAGTGGCTAGTGAGAGAGAGGTAAAAGACAATAAGATGGCATCAGCTGAACAGAAATTCGATACTCGAGAAAAAGATTCAGGAACTGGATCTTCTGCATGTACCTTATCTCAGCCTCAGAGTTCTGTAGAATATGAGCCAGGAATTTCTTGTATGGTTATCTCATGCTCTGAAAGTACAGCTGATTTGCCTAGAGTAATCCATG TTGAAGGTACAAGTCATGAAGCCAATTCATTAGAATCTTGTCAAGAAGATGAATATGATAAGGACTCTGAGAGTGGATATAACAAGGCCGACCCTAATGCCACTTCTACCTCTTCTCACAAAAATTTTGTAGCAGAAGTGCGTTCAGGAATTGATTCAGAGAGAGTTAAGGATGGGCAGTCCAATGTAGGTGATTTTGGTTCTGAAAATGTTTTGAGCATTCACAGGCCTATAATACCCCATTGTTCAGATGTGTCATCGACGGGGCTATTTTCTGATTCTTCAGATGTACATGAAGTTTCTCTTCCAGAAAGCTCGGAAAGTGTGTCGTCAATTGGTAAAGAGAGTTCCCCTAAAATATCACGTGAACTTAAAAACTCATACACAGAGACTTGTTTTGATGTCTTGTTGGACGAAAAGATGGCCAACTTGTCACTTAGTGTGGTCTCTGAAGGCACAAAAGAAGATGAACTTTTGGTTGAAAATCGTGAAGCATTTTTGTCTCAGTTACATGATGAAGCTGGTTCCTTTCCATCAGACTCTGACCAACTTCAAACAACTTCTCTTGAGGAATTGGATGAGTCAGTAAAGAAGTGTGACGGTTCCTTAGAGTTGCGTTCTTTAAGTGATGAGATTGCACATGATGCTCCTAATTTGGATTCTGAGGTTGTTGACAGAGAGAACTCGATTTATGATCCATCAGCTTGGACGCCAATTGATATAGAAACCGCTACAGGCAATGCAGATTGCAAACTATTGGAACATAATCTGAAGTTGACAAGTGCATATAGGGAAGTAGAG GATTTTTCTGGAACTAGAGATTCAACAGGAGAACCTGAGGTGACCAGCTATCACAGGCTTTTCATGGGTACAGTTGATTATATATG GCGTTCTGAAGGCCTTCAGACTGCAAGGGTGCTTGCTCCGATTCCAAAAAATGCCATGCAATTTGTGAGAGGTTTCCCTACTAAG AAATGGGGAAGTGATCATATTGCTCTGGTTTCGGAATTTGCTTTTACAAGTGATATATCGGTCCACAATACTAGCGTCCAAAAACAGTAA
- the LOC101244977 gene encoding carbon catabolite repressor protein 4 homolog 6 isoform X1, protein MKHSAPSRHLIAAAAFTDTASAAASATMSSAQSFRGGRGRGRRNFSHRPSGERSEDDIVTGDSHFNSVRETNRNLRPSPNFRPFRPRAPSPNIHPTHHNYGQLPHPQPRQQFHPNQQSYRAMPPPAGFYQNQQFNRAVPQPPLRPQYYQNQQLNRPNFYENQKFNRPNFYENQPFRPRPLPPKALNFRNWEYARPGPPPHCERFTVLSYNILADYLANDHQRKLYFHIPQHILDWEWRKRSILSELGWWSADILCLQEVDRFQELEAELKLRGYSGIWKRRTGDPADGCAIFWHASRFKLVHEEFVEFKKFGLRDNVAQICVFESLGQQNKSSPAPLASTGHSSKVVICNTHVLFNPKRGDIKLGQVRVLLDKAGGVSKLWDNAPIVICGDFNSTPKSPLYNYLAEERLDLSEVPRDKVSGQESATIYTVKHSFNASARHQDAVNSSQSSEVASEREVKDNKMASAEQKFDTREKDSGTGSSACTLSQPQSSVEYEPGISCMVISCSESTADLPRVIHVEGTSHEANSLESCQEDEYDKDSESGYNKADPNATSTSSHKNFVAEVRSGIDSERVKDGQSNVGDFGSENVLSIHRPIIPHCSDVSSTGLFSDSSDVHEVSLPESSESVSSIGKESSPKISRELKNSYTETCFDVLLDEKMANLSLSVVSEGTKEDELLVENREAFLSQLHDEAGSFPSDSDQLQTTSLEELDESVKKCDGSLELRSLSDEIAHDAPNLDSEVVDRENSIYDPSAWTPIDIETATGNADCKLLEHNLKLTSAYREVELQDFSGTRDSTGEPEVTSYHRLFMGTVDYIWRSEGLQTARVLAPIPKNAMQFVRGFPTKKWGSDHIALVSEFAFTSDISVHNTSVQKQ, encoded by the exons ATGAAGCACTCTGCTCCTTCCCGCCACCTTATTGCCGCCGCCGCTTTTACCGATACTGCGTCTGCCGCCGCCAGCGCCACCATGTCATCTGCTCAATCA TTCCGAGGAGGCAGGGGACGCGGCAGGAGAAACTTTTCGCACCGTCCTTCCGGAGAACGAAGTGAAGACGATATTGTAACTGGAGACTCTCACTTCAATTCTGTTCGGGAAACCAATCGAAATCTCCGCCCGTCTCCTAATTTTCGACCTTTCCGGCCTAGGGCACCATCGCCAAATATTCATCCTACTCATCATAATTATGGACAATTGCCGCATCCTCAACCACGTCAGCAGTTTCATCCCAATCAGCAATCCTATAGAGCAATGCCACCACCAGCAGGGTTTTATCAGAATCAGCAGTTCAATAGAGCAGTGCCTCAGCCGCCACTAAGACCACAATATTATCAGAATCAGCAGCTCAATAGACCGAATTTTTATGAGAATCAGAAGTTTAATAGACCCAATTTTTATGAGAATCAGCCGTTCAGGCCACGGCCATTGCCTCCCAAGGCTTTGAACTTTCGGAATTGGGAGTATGCTAGACCTGGACCTCCACCTCATTGCG AACGATTTACAGTCTTATCATACAACATACTAGCTGATTACCTTGCTAATGATCATCAGAGAAAACTTTATTTTCACATACCACAACATATTTTGGACTGGGAATGGCGTAAAAGAAGTATCCTTTCTGAGCTTGGATGGTGGTCAGCTGATATATTGTGTCTTCAG GAGGTTGACAGATTCCAGGAGTTGGAGGCAGAGTTGAAGTTGCGTGGATACAGTGGCATCTGGAAG AGGCGTACCGGAGATCCAGCTGATGGATGTGCAATATTTTGGCATGCATCAAG attcaAATTGGTGCATGAAGAATTTGTTGAATTTAAAAAGTTTGGGCTTCGGGATAATGTTGCCCAGATATGTGTATTTGAG TCTCTTGGTCAGCAAAATAAGAGTTCACCAGCTCCCTTAGCAAG CACTGGTCACTCCAGTAAGGTTGTAATTTGTAATACTCATGTGCTTTTCAATCCTAAAAGGGGAGATATTAAGCTCGGACAG GTTAGGGTGCTTCTGGATAAGGCTGGTGGTGTTTCAAAACTTTGGGACAATGCTCCTATTGTAATTTGTGGAGATTTTAACAGTACACCAAAG AGTCCATTATACAACTATCTTGCCGAGGAAAGA CTAGACTTATCAGAAGTGCCTCGGGATAAAGTGTCAGGACAGGAATCAGCTACAATTTATACAGTGAAGCACAGCTTCAATGCTAGTGCTAG ACACCAGGATGCAGTTAACTCTTCTCAAAGCTCTGAAGTGGCTAGTGAGAGAGAGGTAAAAGACAATAAGATGGCATCAGCTGAACAGAAATTCGATACTCGAGAAAAAGATTCAGGAACTGGATCTTCTGCATGTACCTTATCTCAGCCTCAGAGTTCTGTAGAATATGAGCCAGGAATTTCTTGTATGGTTATCTCATGCTCTGAAAGTACAGCTGATTTGCCTAGAGTAATCCATG TTGAAGGTACAAGTCATGAAGCCAATTCATTAGAATCTTGTCAAGAAGATGAATATGATAAGGACTCTGAGAGTGGATATAACAAGGCCGACCCTAATGCCACTTCTACCTCTTCTCACAAAAATTTTGTAGCAGAAGTGCGTTCAGGAATTGATTCAGAGAGAGTTAAGGATGGGCAGTCCAATGTAGGTGATTTTGGTTCTGAAAATGTTTTGAGCATTCACAGGCCTATAATACCCCATTGTTCAGATGTGTCATCGACGGGGCTATTTTCTGATTCTTCAGATGTACATGAAGTTTCTCTTCCAGAAAGCTCGGAAAGTGTGTCGTCAATTGGTAAAGAGAGTTCCCCTAAAATATCACGTGAACTTAAAAACTCATACACAGAGACTTGTTTTGATGTCTTGTTGGACGAAAAGATGGCCAACTTGTCACTTAGTGTGGTCTCTGAAGGCACAAAAGAAGATGAACTTTTGGTTGAAAATCGTGAAGCATTTTTGTCTCAGTTACATGATGAAGCTGGTTCCTTTCCATCAGACTCTGACCAACTTCAAACAACTTCTCTTGAGGAATTGGATGAGTCAGTAAAGAAGTGTGACGGTTCCTTAGAGTTGCGTTCTTTAAGTGATGAGATTGCACATGATGCTCCTAATTTGGATTCTGAGGTTGTTGACAGAGAGAACTCGATTTATGATCCATCAGCTTGGACGCCAATTGATATAGAAACCGCTACAGGCAATGCAGATTGCAAACTATTGGAACATAATCTGAAGTTGACAAGTGCATATAGGGAAGTAGAG TTGCAGGATTTTTCTGGAACTAGAGATTCAACAGGAGAACCTGAGGTGACCAGCTATCACAGGCTTTTCATGGGTACAGTTGATTATATATG GCGTTCTGAAGGCCTTCAGACTGCAAGGGTGCTTGCTCCGATTCCAAAAAATGCCATGCAATTTGTGAGAGGTTTCCCTACTAAG AAATGGGGAAGTGATCATATTGCTCTGGTTTCGGAATTTGCTTTTACAAGTGATATATCGGTCCACAATACTAGCGTCCAAAAACAGTAA
- the LOC101244977 gene encoding carbon catabolite repressor protein 4 homolog 6 isoform X4, whose translation MKHSAPSRHLIAAAAFTDTASAAASATMSSAQSFRGGRGRGRRNFSHRPSGERSEDDIVTGDSHFNSVRETNRNLRPSPNFRPFRPRAPSPNIHPTHHNYGQLPHPQPRQQFHPNQQSYRAMPPPAGFYQNQQFNRAVPQPPLRPQYYQNQQLNRPNFYENQKFNRPNFYENQPFRPRPLPPKALNFRNWEYARPGPPPHCERFTVLSYNILADYLANDHQRKLYFHIPQHILDWEWRKRSILSELGWWSADILCLQEVDRFQELEAELKLRGYSGIWKRRTGDPADGCAIFWHASRFKLVHEEFVEFKKFGLRDNVAQICVFESLGQQNKSSPAPLASTGHSSKVVICNTHVLFNPKRGDIKLGQVRVLLDKAGGVSKLWDNAPIVICGDFNSTPKSPLYNYLAEERLDLSEVPRDKVSGQESATIYTVKHSFNASARHQDAVNSSQSSEVASEREVKDNKMASAEQKFDTREKDSGTGSSACTLSQPQSSVEYEPGISCMVISCSESTADLPRVIHGTSHEANSLESCQEDEYDKDSESGYNKADPNATSTSSHKNFVAEVRSGIDSERVKDGQSNVGDFGSENVLSIHRPIIPHCSDVSSTGLFSDSSDVHEVSLPESSESVSSIGKESSPKISRELKNSYTETCFDVLLDEKMANLSLSVVSEGTKEDELLVENREAFLSQLHDEAGSFPSDSDQLQTTSLEELDESVKKCDGSLELRSLSDEIAHDAPNLDSEVVDRENSIYDPSAWTPIDIETATGNADCKLLEHNLKLTSAYREVEDFSGTRDSTGEPEVTSYHRLFMGTVDYIWRSEGLQTARVLAPIPKNAMQFVRGFPTKKWGSDHIALVSEFAFTSDISVHNTSVQKQ comes from the exons ATGAAGCACTCTGCTCCTTCCCGCCACCTTATTGCCGCCGCCGCTTTTACCGATACTGCGTCTGCCGCCGCCAGCGCCACCATGTCATCTGCTCAATCA TTCCGAGGAGGCAGGGGACGCGGCAGGAGAAACTTTTCGCACCGTCCTTCCGGAGAACGAAGTGAAGACGATATTGTAACTGGAGACTCTCACTTCAATTCTGTTCGGGAAACCAATCGAAATCTCCGCCCGTCTCCTAATTTTCGACCTTTCCGGCCTAGGGCACCATCGCCAAATATTCATCCTACTCATCATAATTATGGACAATTGCCGCATCCTCAACCACGTCAGCAGTTTCATCCCAATCAGCAATCCTATAGAGCAATGCCACCACCAGCAGGGTTTTATCAGAATCAGCAGTTCAATAGAGCAGTGCCTCAGCCGCCACTAAGACCACAATATTATCAGAATCAGCAGCTCAATAGACCGAATTTTTATGAGAATCAGAAGTTTAATAGACCCAATTTTTATGAGAATCAGCCGTTCAGGCCACGGCCATTGCCTCCCAAGGCTTTGAACTTTCGGAATTGGGAGTATGCTAGACCTGGACCTCCACCTCATTGCG AACGATTTACAGTCTTATCATACAACATACTAGCTGATTACCTTGCTAATGATCATCAGAGAAAACTTTATTTTCACATACCACAACATATTTTGGACTGGGAATGGCGTAAAAGAAGTATCCTTTCTGAGCTTGGATGGTGGTCAGCTGATATATTGTGTCTTCAG GAGGTTGACAGATTCCAGGAGTTGGAGGCAGAGTTGAAGTTGCGTGGATACAGTGGCATCTGGAAG AGGCGTACCGGAGATCCAGCTGATGGATGTGCAATATTTTGGCATGCATCAAG attcaAATTGGTGCATGAAGAATTTGTTGAATTTAAAAAGTTTGGGCTTCGGGATAATGTTGCCCAGATATGTGTATTTGAG TCTCTTGGTCAGCAAAATAAGAGTTCACCAGCTCCCTTAGCAAG CACTGGTCACTCCAGTAAGGTTGTAATTTGTAATACTCATGTGCTTTTCAATCCTAAAAGGGGAGATATTAAGCTCGGACAG GTTAGGGTGCTTCTGGATAAGGCTGGTGGTGTTTCAAAACTTTGGGACAATGCTCCTATTGTAATTTGTGGAGATTTTAACAGTACACCAAAG AGTCCATTATACAACTATCTTGCCGAGGAAAGA CTAGACTTATCAGAAGTGCCTCGGGATAAAGTGTCAGGACAGGAATCAGCTACAATTTATACAGTGAAGCACAGCTTCAATGCTAGTGCTAG ACACCAGGATGCAGTTAACTCTTCTCAAAGCTCTGAAGTGGCTAGTGAGAGAGAGGTAAAAGACAATAAGATGGCATCAGCTGAACAGAAATTCGATACTCGAGAAAAAGATTCAGGAACTGGATCTTCTGCATGTACCTTATCTCAGCCTCAGAGTTCTGTAGAATATGAGCCAGGAATTTCTTGTATGGTTATCTCATGCTCTGAAAGTACAGCTGATTTGCCTAGAGTAATCCATG GTACAAGTCATGAAGCCAATTCATTAGAATCTTGTCAAGAAGATGAATATGATAAGGACTCTGAGAGTGGATATAACAAGGCCGACCCTAATGCCACTTCTACCTCTTCTCACAAAAATTTTGTAGCAGAAGTGCGTTCAGGAATTGATTCAGAGAGAGTTAAGGATGGGCAGTCCAATGTAGGTGATTTTGGTTCTGAAAATGTTTTGAGCATTCACAGGCCTATAATACCCCATTGTTCAGATGTGTCATCGACGGGGCTATTTTCTGATTCTTCAGATGTACATGAAGTTTCTCTTCCAGAAAGCTCGGAAAGTGTGTCGTCAATTGGTAAAGAGAGTTCCCCTAAAATATCACGTGAACTTAAAAACTCATACACAGAGACTTGTTTTGATGTCTTGTTGGACGAAAAGATGGCCAACTTGTCACTTAGTGTGGTCTCTGAAGGCACAAAAGAAGATGAACTTTTGGTTGAAAATCGTGAAGCATTTTTGTCTCAGTTACATGATGAAGCTGGTTCCTTTCCATCAGACTCTGACCAACTTCAAACAACTTCTCTTGAGGAATTGGATGAGTCAGTAAAGAAGTGTGACGGTTCCTTAGAGTTGCGTTCTTTAAGTGATGAGATTGCACATGATGCTCCTAATTTGGATTCTGAGGTTGTTGACAGAGAGAACTCGATTTATGATCCATCAGCTTGGACGCCAATTGATATAGAAACCGCTACAGGCAATGCAGATTGCAAACTATTGGAACATAATCTGAAGTTGACAAGTGCATATAGGGAAGTAGAG GATTTTTCTGGAACTAGAGATTCAACAGGAGAACCTGAGGTGACCAGCTATCACAGGCTTTTCATGGGTACAGTTGATTATATATG GCGTTCTGAAGGCCTTCAGACTGCAAGGGTGCTTGCTCCGATTCCAAAAAATGCCATGCAATTTGTGAGAGGTTTCCCTACTAAG AAATGGGGAAGTGATCATATTGCTCTGGTTTCGGAATTTGCTTTTACAAGTGATATATCGGTCCACAATACTAGCGTCCAAAAACAGTAA